Proteins from a genomic interval of Desulfobacterales bacterium:
- a CDS encoding pseudouridine synthase, translating into MELMRLQKFLSTAGFSSRRKAETFILEGRVSVNGVVITALGSKIDPQSDRVAVDGKPVTIEQPLIYIAINKPKGVVASCEQKNDRIVLDLIDIPERVYPVGRLDKDSCGLLLLTNDGRLHHRLSHPSFDHEKEYEVAVADPIPDGALKHMEKGLPMMGTKTRPARIKRLSPRRFRMVLQEGKNRQIRRMLRKVGHQVTDLKRIRVANIRLGNLAEGAWRYLSEREKEELLQNL; encoded by the coding sequence ATGGAATTGATGCGCCTCCAAAAATTTCTTTCCACTGCCGGATTCAGCTCCCGCCGCAAGGCCGAGACTTTTATCCTGGAAGGCCGCGTCAGTGTAAACGGCGTCGTGATTACGGCACTGGGCAGTAAGATCGACCCCCAATCGGACCGCGTGGCGGTGGACGGCAAACCGGTTACGATTGAGCAGCCCCTGATCTACATTGCCATCAACAAACCCAAGGGGGTCGTCGCCAGTTGCGAGCAGAAAAACGACCGCATCGTTTTAGACCTGATCGATATCCCCGAGCGGGTTTATCCGGTGGGGCGGCTGGACAAGGATTCCTGCGGACTCCTGCTCCTGACCAATGACGGCCGCCTGCACCACCGGCTGTCTCACCCCTCCTTTGACCATGAAAAAGAATACGAGGTCGCCGTGGCCGACCCCATACCGGACGGCGCGCTGAAACATATGGAGAAGGGCCTGCCCATGATGGGAACCAAAACCCGGCCGGCCCGGATCAAGCGGCTTTCCCCACGGCGGTTTCGCATGGTGTTGCAGGAAGGCAAAAACCGCCAGATCCGCCGCATGCTCAGGAAGGTGGGACACCAGGTAACGGACCTCAAACGCATCCGCGTGGCCAACATCCGGCTGGGCAATCTGGCCGAAGGCGCCTGGCGCTATCTCAGTGAGCGGGAAAAAGAAGAGCTGCTTCAAAACCTATAG
- a CDS encoding chloride channel protein: MMSVIATSLKKAFSSLAEKLLSFDIAHAGKWTIYFILIGVIAGLGSIVFHYLCELGVHYFLDLMAGYRPPNPAGEHRLLTPTQTPFNRWILLFLPALGGLVSGWLVYTYAPEAEGHGTDAAIDAYHRKGGFIRGRVPIIKTIASAITLTTGGSGGREGPIAQIGAGFGSFLATKLKLSNRERRIMVAAGISAGVGSIFRAPLAGALFAAEVLYRDPDFESEVIIPAGISSVVAYCIFCLVFGWGSLFETPYFHFRNPLALGPYLVLSLVLVATGVFYIKSFYGITRLFKSLKLPNHIKPALGGLCTGIIGFFLPQTLAFGYGFAQMALKNELTISFLLLLAIGKILTTSFSIGSGGSGGVFGPSVVIGGAMGGVIGKIFNLIMPTVVTEPGAFVVVGMAGFFTAVSNTPISTIIFVSEMTNSYHLLLPSLLVCSVSYLAARRWTIYEKQVKSKVDSPAHAGDFFVDILQAIRVHDLIPLVKKVDLIPRNMPFLEFKKYFSETTQHYFPVMDSSGKLIGIFSVNDVRGVLFSQEIEHLVVMEDIATKNIIVTTPSDDLNSVLQKFTTRNIDSLPVVKEDDPGHLIGMLNRREVISFYNQRIAEMKQQAANDQ; encoded by the coding sequence ATGATGTCCGTCATTGCCACGTCTCTTAAAAAAGCGTTCAGCAGCTTGGCCGAAAAACTCCTGTCATTTGACATCGCCCATGCCGGCAAGTGGACGATTTACTTTATCCTGATCGGCGTGATTGCCGGACTGGGTTCAATTGTTTTTCATTATCTCTGCGAACTGGGGGTTCACTACTTTCTGGATTTAATGGCCGGCTACCGGCCGCCGAACCCGGCCGGAGAACATCGGCTGCTGACCCCTACCCAAACGCCGTTCAACCGCTGGATCCTGCTTTTTCTCCCGGCCCTGGGGGGCTTGGTGAGCGGCTGGCTGGTATACACCTACGCACCCGAAGCCGAAGGCCACGGCACCGACGCCGCCATTGATGCTTATCACCGCAAAGGCGGATTCATCCGCGGCCGCGTCCCCATCATCAAAACCATTGCCTCGGCCATTACCCTGACAACCGGCGGTTCCGGCGGCCGCGAAGGACCCATCGCCCAGATCGGCGCCGGGTTCGGTTCCTTTCTGGCGACCAAACTCAAATTGTCAAACCGCGAACGCAGAATCATGGTGGCGGCCGGCATCAGCGCCGGAGTCGGCAGCATTTTCCGGGCGCCCCTGGCCGGCGCCCTGTTTGCCGCTGAAGTGCTGTACCGGGACCCCGACTTTGAATCCGAAGTCATTATCCCTGCGGGCATCTCCTCGGTGGTGGCCTACTGCATTTTCTGCCTGGTATTCGGCTGGGGATCTCTCTTTGAAACCCCCTACTTTCATTTTCGCAATCCTCTGGCGTTGGGACCTTACCTGGTTCTATCCCTGGTGCTGGTGGCCACCGGCGTATTTTACATCAAGTCTTTTTACGGCATCACCCGCCTGTTCAAGTCTTTAAAACTGCCGAATCACATCAAACCCGCCCTTGGCGGACTCTGCACCGGCATCATCGGATTCTTTCTGCCGCAAACACTGGCATTCGGCTACGGCTTTGCCCAGATGGCACTGAAAAACGAACTCACCATTTCTTTTCTGCTGCTGTTGGCCATCGGCAAAATTCTCACCACCTCCTTTTCCATCGGCTCCGGTGGAAGCGGCGGCGTATTCGGCCCGTCGGTGGTAATCGGCGGGGCCATGGGGGGTGTCATCGGAAAAATTTTCAATCTGATCATGCCCACGGTGGTCACTGAACCCGGGGCCTTTGTGGTGGTGGGAATGGCGGGTTTTTTTACGGCGGTCTCCAACACGCCGATCTCAACCATCATCTTTGTCAGCGAGATGACCAACTCGTATCACCTGCTGCTGCCCAGCCTGCTGGTCTGTTCTGTTTCCTATCTGGCCGCCCGCAGATGGACCATTTACGAAAAACAGGTCAAAAGCAAAGTGGACTCCCCTGCCCATGCAGGCGATTTTTTCGTGGATATTCTCCAGGCCATCCGGGTACATGACCTCATACCCCTGGTTAAAAAGGTGGACCTGATTCCGCGCAACATGCCCTTTCTGGAGTTTAAAAAGTATTTTTCCGAAACGACCCAGCATTATTTCCCGGTGATGGACAGCAGCGGAAAACTCATCGGCATCTTCTCCGTCAACGACGTGCGCGGTGTTCTTTTTTCACAGGAAATCGAACACCTCGTTGTCATGGAGGATATCGCCACCAAGAATATCATCGTCACCACCCCATCGGACGACTTGAACTCGGTCCTGCAAAAGTTTACAACCCGAAATATCGACAGCCTGCCGGTGGTAAAAGAAGACGACCCCGGGCATCTGATCGGCATGCTGAACCGCCGAGAAGTCATTTCCTTTTACAATCAGCGCATCGCTGAAATGAAACAGCAGGCAGCAAATGACCAATAG
- the truA gene encoding tRNA pseudouridine(38-40) synthase TruA has protein sequence MRKNFKLTIEYDGSGFYGWQRQKNDRTVQGVIEAAIATMTGETVTLIGSGRTDAGVHARGQVANFLCETELTAPIFERGLNSLLSEDVVVRYCHQVDESFHARYSVKSKIYQYRILNRVIPVAVGRQYCWFIRRNIDVETMRAAAGYIVGSHDFKAFEGAGSPRSSTIRQVIRAEWQMPKPDQHVFEIEADGFLRYMVRNLVGTLVQVGLGKLTPEDFKGILFSTDRNQAGATAPPQGLFLMEVKY, from the coding sequence ATGCGGAAAAATTTTAAACTGACAATCGAGTACGATGGCAGCGGATTTTACGGCTGGCAGCGTCAAAAGAACGACCGGACGGTTCAGGGAGTGATTGAGGCAGCGATTGCGACCATGACCGGCGAGACGGTTACCCTGATCGGTTCGGGCCGCACCGATGCCGGCGTCCATGCCCGGGGACAGGTGGCAAACTTTCTGTGTGAAACCGAGCTGACGGCACCGATATTTGAACGGGGGCTCAACAGCCTGCTGTCGGAGGATGTGGTTGTCCGGTACTGCCACCAGGTGGACGAATCCTTTCATGCCCGCTATAGCGTCAAAAGCAAGATCTATCAGTACCGTATATTGAACCGGGTTATTCCGGTGGCTGTGGGCCGTCAGTATTGCTGGTTTATTCGCAGAAACATAGACGTAGAGACCATGCGCGCCGCCGCGGGTTATATCGTCGGCAGTCACGATTTTAAAGCGTTTGAGGGCGCCGGCAGTCCCAGGTCCAGTACCATTCGGCAGGTTATACGGGCCGAATGGCAGATGCCGAAACCCGACCAACATGTTTTTGAAATCGAGGCCGATGGGTTTTTGCGGTATATGGTGCGCAATCTGGTGGGCACCCTGGTGCAGGTGGGTTTGGGGAAACTAACGCCGGAGGATTTCAAGGGGATTCTGTTTTCCACCGATCGAAACCAGGCCGGCGCCACCGCTCCGCCCCAGGGGTTGTTCTTAATGGAAGTCAAGTATTAA
- a CDS encoding aminotransferase class I/II-fold pyridoxal phosphate-dependent enzyme, which yields MDPIALELNHIIETGNPHIMEMLSPIGKTLFFPKGILSQSAEAKEKAHRINATIGIATEGGGTMFLPSVMDTICGLPPETSVNYAPSFGIPALRKAWLEAMVAKNPSLKGKTVSLPVVANGITHSLSVFADLFIDKDDVIILPDMIWGNYNLIFKLRRGARVSQHTLFSENGGFNLKAFEETVRAEAQRNSKITVLMNFPQNPSGYSITAAEGDRIVEILTAIAREGTNVLAVADDAYFGLFYEADTLKESLFARLCDRHPRLLAVKLDGATKESFVWGLRVGFITYGSKIEKNPELVYEALAKKTGGCIRSNISNAALLSQSIVLKSMQDPRYAREKEEKFNVLQRRAKRVKEVLADPKYRTAWDVYPFNSGYFMCIRLKDVDAETLRLHLLDKYGVGLIALGKNNLRVAFSSMEEKQIPELFDLVLKGLEDLKTPGK from the coding sequence ATGGATCCCATTGCATTGGAACTTAACCATATCATTGAAACGGGCAATCCCCATATCATGGAAATGCTCTCCCCGATCGGCAAGACCCTTTTTTTTCCGAAAGGAATTTTAAGCCAGAGTGCCGAAGCCAAGGAGAAGGCCCATCGCATCAATGCCACCATCGGAATCGCCACCGAAGGCGGCGGCACCATGTTTCTTCCCTCGGTCATGGACACCATCTGCGGTCTGCCGCCGGAAACATCCGTAAACTATGCCCCTTCTTTCGGCATTCCCGCCCTGAGAAAAGCCTGGCTGGAGGCCATGGTTGCCAAAAATCCTTCGTTGAAGGGGAAAACGGTCAGCCTGCCCGTGGTTGCCAACGGCATCACCCATTCCCTTAGCGTGTTTGCGGATCTGTTTATCGACAAAGATGATGTCATCATCCTCCCGGACATGATCTGGGGAAATTATAATCTGATTTTTAAACTCAGAAGGGGCGCCCGCGTCAGCCAGCATACCCTCTTTTCCGAAAACGGCGGCTTTAACCTAAAGGCCTTTGAGGAAACGGTCCGGGCCGAAGCCCAACGAAACAGCAAAATTACCGTCCTGATGAACTTTCCCCAAAACCCCTCGGGCTATTCCATCACGGCAGCCGAAGGCGACCGCATTGTCGAAATCCTCACCGCAATCGCCCGGGAAGGCACCAACGTCCTTGCCGTAGCGGATGATGCCTATTTCGGCCTTTTTTATGAAGCCGATACGTTAAAGGAATCCCTTTTCGCACGCCTGTGCGACCGGCACCCGCGGCTGCTTGCGGTAAAACTCGACGGCGCCACCAAGGAAAGTTTTGTCTGGGGGTTGCGGGTCGGATTCATCACTTACGGCAGCAAAATCGAAAAGAATCCGGAATTGGTTTACGAGGCCCTTGCCAAAAAAACCGGCGGCTGCATCCGCAGCAATATATCCAATGCCGCCCTCCTGAGCCAGTCGATTGTCCTAAAGTCCATGCAGGATCCCCGTTATGCGCGTGAAAAGGAAGAAAAATTCAATGTCCTGCAGCGCCGGGCCAAACGGGTCAAGGAAGTGCTGGCCGATCCGAAATACCGGACCGCCTGGGATGTTTATCCCTTTAATTCCGGCTATTTCATGTGTATTCGCCTAAAAGATGTGGACGCTGAAACCCTGCGGCTGCATCTGCTGGACAAATACGGCGTCGGCCTCATCGCCCTGGGCAAAAACAATCTCAGGGTGGCGTTTTCATCTATGGAAGAAAAACAGATCCCGGAATTGTTTGACCTGGTCCTCAAGGGGTTAGAAGATTTGAAGACGCCGGGGAAATGA
- a CDS encoding KpsF/GutQ family sugar-phosphate isomerase → MIIDEAIEVLKIEAEGILKLADRIGSDFAEMVDLIYHSTGRVIVAGIGKSGIVGRKIVATLNSTGTRSLFLHPVEAMHGDLGIVSRDDIFLALSNSGETDEINILVPSIRNIGCKVITFTGNKASSLAKLSDIVIDTHVAREACPMGLAPTASTTAQLAMGDALAVVLINMRHFKSSDFRKIHPGGNLGQRLSNSVADIMLTGNAIPLVFESAAMTAAIGEMNRLELGAVLIVDKNQTLTGIITDGDLRRAIVTRKDIFSLPLDAVMTKNPRTLGPDSPAYDALNIMEKYQITILPITDGEGKVAGILHLHDILGKGAFKFNGLSAAC, encoded by the coding sequence ATGATTATAGATGAAGCCATTGAAGTCCTGAAAATTGAAGCCGAGGGGATCCTGAAATTAGCAGACCGCATCGGGAGTGATTTCGCCGAGATGGTCGACTTGATTTATCATTCCACCGGCAGAGTGATCGTTGCCGGCATCGGCAAGTCCGGCATTGTCGGCCGCAAGATCGTGGCGACCCTGAACAGCACCGGGACCCGGTCTTTGTTTTTGCATCCGGTTGAAGCCATGCACGGCGATCTGGGCATCGTCAGCCGGGATGACATCTTCCTGGCCTTGTCCAACAGCGGCGAAACCGATGAGATCAATATCCTGGTCCCCAGTATCCGCAATATCGGATGCAAGGTGATCACGTTTACCGGCAACAAAGCGTCAAGCCTTGCAAAATTGAGCGATATCGTCATTGACACGCACGTGGCTCGCGAAGCTTGCCCCATGGGTCTGGCCCCCACCGCCAGCACCACGGCCCAGCTTGCCATGGGGGATGCCCTGGCCGTCGTGCTTATTAATATGCGACATTTCAAATCCAGTGATTTTAGAAAAATCCATCCGGGCGGGAATCTCGGCCAGCGGCTTTCCAACAGTGTGGCGGATATTATGCTCACGGGAAACGCGATCCCCCTGGTTTTTGAATCGGCCGCCATGACGGCCGCCATTGGTGAAATGAACCGGCTGGAATTGGGTGCGGTCCTGATTGTTGATAAAAACCAAACCCTGACCGGGATTATTACAGATGGCGACTTGCGGCGTGCGATCGTGACCCGCAAAGATATTTTCAGCCTGCCGCTGGATGCGGTGATGACAAAGAATCCCAGAACCCTTGGCCCGGATTCACCCGCTTATGATGCCTTGAACATAATGGAAAAATACCAGATTACCATACTACCCATAACGGATGGGGAGGGAAAGGTGGCGGGCATCCTGCATCTGCATGACATTCTGGGAAAAGGTGCGTTTAAATTTAACGGGTTGAGCGCTGCCTGCTGA
- the argJ gene encoding bifunctional glutamate N-acetyltransferase/amino-acid acetyltransferase ArgJ produces the protein MAIQPVCRGFKAAGVVAGLKKNGKPDLALIFSEVPATVAGVFTRNKVQAAPVRYDRQRIQSGRCQAVIVNSGNANCCTGQKGMAHAARMAQVTAAQLGIAEDLVLVASTGVIGEPLPIEKIDAAAPELVKSLQPDGVFKLAEAIMTTDTVPKIVFKEGRIRDKPFTILGVAKGAGMIHPDMATMLSFICTDVEISAEMLQEALNSAVRHTFNRITIDGDTSTNDTALVLANGLSGVRISDSEALQHFQPLLNDACLELAKMLVKDGEGATKLVEIRVKGARSALDAHRIANTIAGSNLVKTAFFGEDANWGRILGAAGRADVPIDPDRIDVFFNDVQMVKAGMGCGKSVEAEATRVLKTPEFTVTIDLHLGSESDSVYTCDFSLDYVRINADYRS, from the coding sequence ATGGCTATCCAACCTGTCTGCCGCGGATTTAAAGCTGCCGGCGTCGTCGCCGGCCTTAAAAAAAACGGAAAGCCCGACCTGGCCCTGATTTTTTCGGAAGTTCCGGCAACCGTTGCCGGCGTATTTACCCGAAACAAGGTCCAGGCCGCGCCGGTTCGCTACGACCGGCAGCGCATTCAATCCGGCCGCTGTCAGGCCGTTATCGTCAACAGCGGCAACGCCAACTGCTGCACCGGCCAAAAAGGCATGGCGCATGCCGCCAGAATGGCGCAGGTCACGGCCGCCCAGCTCGGCATCGCCGAAGACCTGGTGCTGGTGGCATCCACCGGCGTTATCGGCGAACCCCTGCCCATTGAAAAAATAGACGCAGCCGCGCCGGAACTGGTAAAATCCCTGCAACCGGACGGTGTTTTCAAGCTTGCCGAAGCTATCATGACCACAGACACCGTTCCCAAAATCGTCTTTAAAGAAGGCCGCATCCGCGACAAACCTTTCACCATTTTGGGGGTTGCCAAGGGGGCCGGCATGATCCACCCCGATATGGCCACCATGCTGTCCTTCATCTGCACCGACGTTGAAATTTCCGCCGAAATGCTACAAGAGGCCTTGAACAGCGCCGTCCGGCATACGTTTAACCGCATCACCATCGACGGCGACACCAGCACCAACGACACCGCCCTGGTCCTGGCCAACGGCCTGTCCGGGGTGCGGATATCTGATTCGGAAGCACTTCAACATTTTCAGCCCCTGCTGAATGACGCTTGTCTAGAGCTGGCCAAAATGCTGGTAAAAGACGGCGAAGGCGCCACTAAACTTGTGGAAATCCGGGTCAAAGGTGCGCGCAGCGCACTGGATGCCCATCGCATCGCCAATACCATCGCCGGCTCGAATCTGGTTAAAACCGCCTTTTTCGGGGAAGACGCCAACTGGGGGAGAATTCTGGGCGCAGCCGGCCGCGCCGATGTTCCCATAGATCCCGACAGGATCGATGTGTTTTTCAACGACGTCCAGATGGTCAAAGCCGGCATGGGCTGCGGCAAATCTGTTGAAGCTGAAGCCACCCGGGTTCTCAAGACCCCGGAATTTACCGTCACAATCGATCTGCATCTCGGGAGCGAATCCGATTCTGTCTATACCTGCGACTTTTCACTCGACTATGTGCGGATTAATGCGGATTATCGATCCTGA
- a CDS encoding PxxKW family cysteine-rich protein, with protein sequence MNCATVKQGKECPFMTSKGCSFNGGICHEVVDQCNGCNRNIQFNSAWYCMACPDPTIKWKSGRCNLASHVVSTAAPTTQKKVNPIKASKRGNK encoded by the coding sequence ATGAATTGTGCAACGGTAAAACAAGGTAAGGAATGTCCTTTTATGACGTCCAAAGGGTGTTCATTCAATGGCGGAATTTGCCATGAAGTAGTGGATCAATGCAATGGTTGCAACCGCAATATCCAGTTTAATTCCGCCTGGTATTGTATGGCGTGTCCGGATCCGACTATCAAATGGAAATCCGGCCGGTGCAACCTGGCTTCTCATGTTGTTTCAACTGCAGCGCCGACAACCCAGAAGAAAGTCAATCCGATCAAGGCTTCCAAACGCGGAAACAAATAG
- a CDS encoding type II toxin-antitoxin system VapC family toxin, translating into MDSAYVLDSYALIAHFEDEAGGEQVRKVLKAAHAGKTKLYMSVINLGEIYYNTYRERGREKADEAVFMMEQLPVTIVNADMEITMEAAGLKSTHSVAYADCFAAALGIRKKAKVITGDPEFKRFGEKVMVEWL; encoded by the coding sequence GTGGATAGCGCTTACGTTCTCGACAGCTACGCACTGATCGCTCATTTTGAGGATGAAGCCGGCGGAGAACAAGTCAGAAAGGTGTTGAAAGCAGCACATGCCGGAAAGACAAAGCTTTATATGTCCGTAATAAACCTCGGTGAAATTTACTACAATACCTATCGGGAGCGTGGGCGGGAAAAAGCGGACGAGGCCGTTTTTATGATGGAGCAATTGCCGGTCACTATCGTAAATGCGGATATGGAAATCACGATGGAAGCAGCCGGTCTGAAGAGTACGCATTCCGTGGCATATGCGGATTGTTTTGCCGCAGCGCTGGGAATCAGAAAGAAGGCAAAGGTGATCACCGGCGATCCCGAGTTTAAGCGATTTGGGGAAAAGGTAATGGTTGAATGGCTCTAA
- a CDS encoding dual CXXC motif small (seleno)protein: protein MLLRCRSCSAFYPLEMFLDEMDDGFEQKLGNIPVDRI from the coding sequence GTGCTGTTACGCTGCCGGTCCTGCAGCGCTTTTTATCCCCTGGAAATGTTTCTGGATGAGATGGATGACGGGTTTGAACAAAAACTTGGCAATATACCCGTTGACCGGATATAA
- a CDS encoding AbrB/MazE/SpoVT family DNA-binding domain-containing protein translates to MIIAKTTEKGHVIIPAALRKKHNIKKGTRVAISEGEGNVILIKPIPDDPIEASRGMLKGKTSLVKALLRDRGEEAKRG, encoded by the coding sequence ATGATCATAGCGAAGACTACTGAAAAGGGACATGTTATAATCCCTGCAGCCCTTAGAAAAAAGCACAACATCAAAAAGGGAACCAGAGTAGCCATATCAGAAGGGGAAGGGAACGTGATCCTGATAAAGCCGATTCCCGACGACCCCATCGAGGCATCACGAGGCATGCTGAAAGGGAAAACTTCTCTGGTTAAAGCGCTTCTGAGGGACCGGGGAGAGGAGGCGAAACGTGGATAG
- a CDS encoding AEC family transporter — MVLQSLFPVFALIALGVLLKHFSLTNDAFLKTSDKLIYFIFFPMMLFWKIGGAAATSAIDWKFCAAAICAVLGVYILSTAFINFKVTPFQAGSFSQSCYRFNTYIGMAIVMNALGEEGVRRFGVLIGFLIPIINLMAVSTLIWFSAGQFTKRQRVRFTLKALVSNPLILACFAGIAFSQAGLSFPVFLNNTFNLTSMVTLPLALLSIGGVLNLKSLQGNFKLSLTAALFKLLVLPGVGYFFMKLFGVTDLSFRVGMVYFALPTSTALYVLSAQLHSDTELASAAIVLSTILSFVSLTVALLI; from the coding sequence ATGGTTTTACAAAGTCTCTTTCCTGTTTTCGCCCTCATCGCACTGGGTGTGCTGCTGAAGCACTTCAGCCTGACCAATGACGCCTTCCTGAAGACTTCGGACAAACTTATTTATTTTATTTTTTTCCCGATGATGCTGTTCTGGAAAATCGGGGGCGCCGCCGCAACGTCTGCGATCGACTGGAAATTCTGTGCGGCGGCCATCTGCGCCGTCCTGGGTGTATATATTTTGAGCACCGCTTTTATAAACTTTAAAGTGACGCCTTTTCAGGCCGGTTCATTTTCCCAGAGCTGCTATCGATTCAACACCTATATCGGCATGGCCATTGTGATGAACGCTCTGGGAGAAGAGGGGGTCCGTCGCTTCGGGGTTTTAATCGGGTTTCTCATTCCCATCATTAACCTGATGGCGGTGTCCACCCTGATCTGGTTTTCGGCCGGGCAGTTTACAAAACGCCAACGGGTCCGGTTCACTCTGAAAGCGCTGGTATCAAATCCCCTGATTCTGGCCTGTTTTGCCGGGATCGCGTTTTCCCAGGCCGGGTTGTCCTTTCCGGTTTTTCTGAATAACACCTTCAATCTGACTTCCATGGTGACCCTGCCCCTGGCACTGCTTTCCATCGGCGGCGTTCTGAATTTGAAAAGTCTGCAGGGTAACTTTAAGTTGTCCCTGACGGCTGCGCTTTTCAAACTGCTGGTCCTGCCGGGGGTCGGTTATTTTTTTATGAAGCTTTTTGGCGTTACGGACCTGTCGTTCCGGGTGGGGATGGTATATTTCGCTCTGCCGACTTCTACCGCCCTGTATGTGCTTTCCGCCCAGCTCCACAGTGATACGGAACTGGCTTCGGCCGCCATTGTACTTTCAACGATCTTGTCGTTTGTTTCGCTGACAGTCGCGTTATTGATATGA
- a CDS encoding twin-arginine translocase subunit TatC, producing MTLSEKISRNPERILAFFESFRNSLVRIGIVVLAFSICGYYVSEPILKYVQRITGVKLVAFGIPESFFALLLLALGVGIFVSIPYFLYAVLAGLPPLFPSFTRKMMIGFWLSSIVLFYIGALFCLTISLPYGAQFLLSYENAHIEALISVKKFVSFCLLFIFGFGIIFELPLAMVLLGKIGIVNVQTLAAHRRYAILAVAIIAALLTPTPDVFNMSLMGIPLYLLFEIGLIGMRLGKK from the coding sequence ATGACCCTTTCGGAAAAAATCAGTCGAAATCCGGAGCGGATTCTGGCCTTCTTTGAATCCTTCCGGAATTCCCTGGTTCGGATCGGCATCGTGGTTCTGGCTTTTTCGATCTGCGGCTACTATGTCAGCGAACCGATCCTGAAATATGTCCAGCGAATCACCGGCGTAAAGCTGGTGGCCTTCGGCATTCCGGAATCGTTTTTCGCGCTTCTGCTCCTGGCCCTGGGCGTCGGCATTTTTGTCAGCATACCGTACTTTCTCTATGCGGTGCTGGCCGGGTTGCCGCCGCTTTTCCCTTCTTTTACCCGCAAAATGATGATCGGCTTCTGGCTGTCATCCATCGTGCTTTTCTACATAGGAGCGCTCTTTTGCCTGACCATCTCGCTTCCCTACGGTGCGCAGTTTTTGCTCAGTTATGAAAACGCCCATATCGAAGCACTGATATCCGTCAAAAAGTTCGTTTCATTTTGCCTGCTGTTCATATTCGGCTTCGGCATCATTTTTGAATTGCCCCTAGCGATGGTGCTGCTGGGTAAAATCGGCATCGTTAACGTACAAACCCTGGCCGCCCACCGGCGCTATGCCATTCTGGCTGTTGCGATCATCGCCGCCCTGCTGACCCCGACCCCCGATGTCTTTAACATGTCTTTAATGGGTATCCCGCTCTACCTGCTTTTTGAAATCGGACTCATCGGAATGCGCTTGGGAAAAAAATGA